A window of the Haloquadratum walsbyi C23 genome harbors these coding sequences:
- a CDS encoding PAS domain S-box protein, whose amino-acid sequence MRSAPDGVTESNHSGLLRLSSELNHSKSIPDAAAVVVKMFDIEFDAPLSAVWQYDEETELLDPIARSAQANKIIGEIPTLPPQSLAGQTYDEQQTKHIRNVPEAERVYNPDTPIQSEIIVPIPAFGVISIGITEVDAFSDSDVRLTELTASNLEAAVNRIRREQQSKTQREWRQILFEGSRDAIIVSDPSGSIIEVNTAACTMTGYDRSELCNQRLKRVLFDSDAETYQSYYQRVLDGESLSDEIQISCADDDHIIGSYSSRRIEVNGSVYVHTTVRDITDEYTRRERLASLESAIDEANDGVAVFENGEYAYVDETHLELYGFDSKEQLLGENWRVLYDDPTEIERIESEILPTVRNKGHWRGNVAASNGEKRYPTELSLTLIDDSRIVCIARDVSEKQARVQELRQNERRFRSVFEDPELLVGLMETDGTVIDINQRAMEYVSADYATICGMEVWKTEFYNHDEELATSIQNWVDRAADGEYISYESEIPDETGNTRYLSGTIRPVTNEGGTIQSLLITAYDVTQRKRRQEELESFQQAIEQANDGVAILEDDGYSYVDETHVEMYGFESKADLLGESWHRLYGEEEIERLQSEAFRALESTGYWRGGVTGTRSNGDTFPAEISLTAVEHGSIVCTVRDETEKKKQKQQLQRKRQQFELLTENIDEYAFLVLDSDGIITSWNDGAENLFGYDPETAVGMSATVLHPGSDQQENIIQRLLTQASMQGESAHEGRRMCKDGSMFYADVRCTPLETDDGSFLGYGLIVHNLTPKRRQQQRTERFVEESVDVVTVVDEDGTFSYVSTASQRVLGHEAEALSGTNVFDYIHVSDQEAVMSDFVSIIENLTQTFECEFRFRTADDTWVSVNARARNHIDDESVGGVLVYIRDISQAKKRARRFEAIFNQQYQLSGLLNTDGTVLRVNNALSSAETEIVDDSQSIQFSELSLWTHSDDVLETVQQSVERAAGGESVQQTIEAMSADGLRLLDLSIRPITDSDGNITLLVVEARDITTQERERRHLQVLQRIIRHNVRNDITKIRGFLDLILEADDHENRKDHAMKIYQVMDNWEAITEKTQQIQNLIQKQGTGVEFVDAKTGLNEVIERFNSSKTGGSVYIETAETVTANMPDAVSAAVDELLQHFTHEVGDTDSDTAVDINIELLTSTTDWITIRFTADRLLSKVKAAVLETGEETQLKHGKGLSLWLVNVVIMQTGGSIAVERTTDGTIITIRIPTQSRRERADAITLT is encoded by the coding sequence ATGAGATCTGCGCCAGACGGTGTCACCGAGTCAAATCATTCAGGGCTTCTTCGGCTTTCGTCTGAGCTCAATCATTCGAAGTCAATACCGGATGCCGCAGCCGTTGTTGTCAAAATGTTCGATATTGAGTTTGACGCACCGTTATCTGCAGTCTGGCAATATGATGAGGAGACCGAGTTACTTGACCCAATTGCTCGATCGGCGCAAGCAAACAAGATCATTGGTGAAATCCCGACGCTTCCGCCGCAATCACTCGCTGGTCAGACCTACGATGAACAACAAACCAAACACATCCGCAATGTTCCTGAGGCTGAACGCGTGTACAATCCCGACACGCCAATTCAAAGTGAAATAATTGTTCCTATCCCAGCATTTGGTGTCATATCAATTGGTATAACCGAGGTTGATGCATTCTCTGATTCTGATGTTCGGCTCACAGAACTCACAGCTTCGAATCTTGAAGCTGCAGTAAATCGTATTAGACGAGAGCAACAATCAAAAACGCAGCGGGAATGGCGACAGATTCTGTTTGAAGGTTCACGAGATGCTATTATTGTCAGTGACCCAAGCGGATCTATTATTGAGGTGAACACCGCTGCGTGCACAATGACTGGATACGACCGGAGTGAACTGTGCAATCAACGACTGAAGAGGGTGCTGTTCGATAGCGACGCAGAAACATATCAATCATACTATCAGCGAGTGCTTGATGGCGAGTCATTAAGTGATGAGATACAGATCTCGTGTGCTGATGATGACCATATCATCGGGTCATATTCGAGCCGCCGTATTGAGGTAAACGGATCAGTGTACGTTCACACGACGGTGCGTGATATTACTGATGAATACACTCGCCGTGAGCGACTGGCGTCGCTTGAGTCAGCAATCGATGAAGCAAACGATGGAGTTGCCGTGTTTGAAAATGGCGAATACGCATATGTTGATGAGACTCATCTTGAACTCTATGGGTTTGATTCAAAAGAGCAACTACTCGGTGAGAATTGGCGGGTATTATATGATGACCCAACTGAGATTGAGCGGATTGAGTCAGAAATCTTACCCACAGTACGTAATAAAGGACATTGGCGCGGGAATGTAGCCGCCTCGAATGGTGAAAAACGATATCCAACTGAACTCTCGCTCACACTGATTGATGATTCACGGATTGTTTGTATAGCCCGTGATGTAAGTGAAAAACAGGCGCGAGTCCAAGAACTCCGTCAGAATGAACGACGGTTTAGATCAGTTTTCGAAGACCCAGAATTACTGGTTGGACTCATGGAGACTGATGGGACGGTCATTGATATTAATCAACGAGCGATGGAGTATGTTTCAGCCGATTATGCAACAATCTGTGGAATGGAGGTGTGGAAGACAGAATTTTACAACCATGATGAGGAACTTGCGACGTCGATTCAGAATTGGGTAGACCGCGCAGCAGATGGCGAGTACATCAGCTATGAGTCCGAAATCCCTGATGAGACCGGCAATACTCGATATCTCAGCGGTACTATCCGACCAGTGACAAATGAGGGCGGAACCATTCAATCGCTTCTCATTACCGCATACGATGTGACTCAACGAAAGCGGAGACAAGAAGAGTTAGAATCATTCCAGCAGGCAATTGAACAGGCTAACGACGGGGTCGCAATTCTCGAGGATGATGGGTACAGTTATGTTGATGAGACACACGTCGAGATGTACGGCTTTGAGAGCAAAGCCGATCTTCTTGGTGAATCGTGGCATCGGTTATACGGTGAAGAAGAGATTGAACGATTACAATCAGAAGCGTTCAGAGCACTCGAATCAACGGGTTATTGGCGAGGAGGGGTGACCGGAACTCGGTCAAATGGAGATACTTTTCCTGCAGAAATTTCATTAACTGCTGTCGAGCATGGATCCATAGTCTGCACAGTTCGTGATGAGACAGAGAAGAAGAAACAAAAACAACAACTTCAGCGTAAGCGGCAGCAGTTTGAACTGTTGACTGAGAATATCGATGAATACGCCTTTCTTGTGCTTGATAGCGATGGAATAATTACTTCCTGGAATGATGGTGCTGAAAATCTCTTTGGATATGATCCTGAAACTGCAGTTGGTATGTCAGCCACTGTGCTCCACCCTGGTTCAGATCAACAAGAAAACATTATCCAACGACTACTAACACAGGCGTCGATGCAGGGTGAAAGCGCCCATGAGGGACGGCGCATGTGCAAAGATGGGTCAATGTTTTATGCGGATGTTCGATGTACACCACTTGAGACTGATGATGGATCGTTCCTCGGATACGGATTGATCGTTCATAATCTCACCCCGAAACGACGTCAACAACAGCGGACAGAACGATTCGTCGAGGAATCAGTTGACGTCGTCACAGTCGTTGATGAAGATGGAACATTCTCATATGTGAGCACTGCTTCACAGCGTGTTCTTGGGCACGAGGCTGAGGCTCTCTCTGGGACAAACGTCTTCGATTATATTCATGTCAGTGATCAAGAAGCAGTAATGAGTGATTTCGTCAGCATCATTGAAAACCTAACGCAGACATTTGAGTGTGAATTCCGCTTTCGTACCGCTGATGACACATGGGTGAGTGTCAACGCGCGAGCGCGGAATCACATTGATGATGAGAGCGTTGGTGGAGTGTTAGTATATATCCGCGACATTAGCCAAGCAAAAAAACGTGCACGACGGTTCGAGGCAATATTCAACCAGCAATATCAACTCTCTGGCTTGCTCAACACAGATGGGACAGTGCTTCGAGTTAATAATGCACTTTCCTCAGCAGAAACTGAAATTGTAGATGACTCTCAAAGTATCCAATTCTCAGAGCTCTCATTGTGGACACACTCAGATGATGTCCTTGAGACAGTCCAACAAAGTGTTGAGCGAGCAGCCGGTGGTGAGAGTGTTCAACAGACAATCGAGGCGATGTCAGCAGATGGACTTCGGTTGCTTGATCTATCAATTCGACCGATAACTGATTCTGATGGAAACATTACACTACTCGTCGTTGAGGCTCGCGATATTACCACGCAAGAGCGGGAACGACGACACCTACAGGTGCTCCAACGGATAATTCGACATAATGTCCGCAACGATATCACAAAGATCCGAGGCTTTCTCGATCTTATACTCGAAGCTGATGACCATGAGAATCGAAAGGACCATGCTATGAAAATTTATCAGGTCATGGATAACTGGGAGGCAATTACGGAGAAGACACAACAAATCCAGAATTTAATCCAGAAGCAAGGTACTGGCGTAGAGTTTGTTGACGCTAAAACTGGATTGAACGAGGTAATTGAGCGGTTCAATTCATCAAAAACAGGCGGTTCTGTATATATTGAGACTGCTGAGACAGTTACTGCTAATATGCCAGATGCGGTGTCAGCTGCAGTTGATGAACTACTTCAGCATTTTACACATGAAGTAGGTGATACTGATTCAGATACAGCAGTTGATATTAATATTGAGTTACTGACATCAACCACTGATTGGATTACAATTAGATTTACAGCCGATAGATTACTCTCAAAAGTTAAAGCAGCAGTACTCGAAACTGGTGAGGAGACACAACTCAAACATGGTAAAGGGCTCAGCTTATGGCTTGTCAACGTTGTTATCATGCAGACTGGGGGGTCGATTGCGGTTGAAAGAACAACCGATGGCACAATCATCACAATCCGTATTCCAACTCAAAGTCGGCGAGAACGCGCAGACGCAATTACGCTCACTTAA
- a CDS encoding response regulator yields the protein MSSDQKKILIVEDEPELADLYAVWLSTEYSVDVAYGAKEAMTKADESFDVMILDRRMPEQPGRKVLRKVRDAEYQMRVAMVTAVEPDFDILEMEFDDYAVKPVSRDDMLELVSGLIDRESYTELVNKMYQLSEKKALLEERKNQRELSNNDEYQQLIEELDAITDQVDQKAGQINTQQAFKDL from the coding sequence ATGAGTAGTGATCAAAAGAAAATCCTAATTGTTGAAGACGAACCGGAGCTTGCAGATTTATATGCGGTCTGGCTCTCCACAGAGTATTCGGTTGATGTTGCATACGGGGCCAAGGAGGCGATGACAAAGGCTGATGAGTCATTTGATGTTATGATTCTCGATAGACGGATGCCAGAGCAGCCAGGTCGGAAAGTGCTCCGGAAGGTGCGCGATGCAGAATATCAGATGCGGGTGGCAATGGTGACGGCGGTTGAACCGGATTTCGATATTCTTGAAATGGAATTCGATGATTACGCGGTCAAGCCGGTCTCGCGTGACGATATGCTTGAACTTGTCTCGGGTCTCATCGACCGAGAGTCATATACTGAGTTGGTAAATAAAATGTATCAACTTTCAGAAAAAAAGGCACTACTCGAGGAGCGAAAGAACCAGCGAGAATTGTCGAATAATGATGAATATCAACAACTTATCGAAGAACTTGATGCAATTACCGATCAGGTTGATCAAAAAGCTGGACAAATAAATACACAGCAGGCATTCAAAGATTTATAA